From the Theileria parva strain Muguga chromosome 3 map unlocalized ctg_531, whole genome shotgun sequence genome, one window contains:
- the rpl7 gene encoding 60S ribosomal protein L7-2, with product MVSRFLVRSFRGLKKEECNEGLRKKMEHNEKLRELQAKKTKRLTEVKKKRVAGAKKRALKYAKEYVDRKRELVELRRKAKSEGSFYKEPDSKVAFVVRIKGINKLTPKPKLTLRLFRLLQLHNGVFVKLNKATVEMLKLVNPYVTYGYPSLSTVRKLLYKRGYAKVGKPGARQRVRLNSDDLISKHLGKYGVHSMEDLVHEVYTCGPHFKQVTNFLWPFKLNPPRKGFVAKRHGFSEARGGDAGNREELINKLLARMV from the exons ATGGTG aGTCGTTTCTTGGTAAGATCCTTCCGTGGATTAAAGAAGGAAGAGTGTAACGAGGGTCTTCGAAAGAAGATGGAACATAATGAAAAGTTACGTGAACTCCAAGCTAAAAAAACAAAACGTCTAACAGAAGTAAAGAAGAAAAGAGTAGCAGGAGCTAAAAAACGTGCTTTAAAGTATGCTAAGGAGTACGTTGATAGAAAAAGAGAGTTGGTTGAGCTGAGACGTAAGGCTAAGTCAGAAGGAAGTTTTTATAAGGAACCTGACTCAAAAGTTGCTTTTGTTGTAAGGATTAAGGGTATTAACAAGTTGACACCGAAGCCTAAGCTTACCCTGAGACTTTTCAGACTACTTCAACTCCACAACGGCGTGTTCGTAAAGCTCAATAAGGCTACTGTTGAGATGCTTAAATTGGTAAACCCCTATGTGACATATGGATACCCATCGTTATCCACAGTTAGAAAGCTTCTGTACAAGAGAGGTTATG CCAAGGTTGGTAAACCAGGAGCTAGGCAAAGAGTTAGGTTAAATAGCGATGATCTGATCAGCAAGCACCTGGGAAAGTACGGCGTACACTCAATGGAAGATTTAGTACATGAAGTGTACACCTGTGGTCCTCACTTCAAGCAAGTCACAAACTTTTTGTGGCCCTTCAAGCTTAATCCACCAAGAAAGGGTTTCGTAGCTAAAAGGCATGGATTCTCAGAAGCTAGAGGAg GTGACGCCGGTAACCGTGAGGAATTGATAAACAAACTCTTGGCTAGAATGGTCTAA
- the EB1C gene encoding Calponin homology (CH) domain protein, translated as MDKGQFIGRTELLAWLNKILELKVEKIDQCSNGAIYLQLIDTVYQNKIPFVRIKWNSTLEYEHLYNYKLLQSVFKECNIDKHIPVEKLVRGKYQENLEFLQWMKEYVESHLDKNFNYNPQYKRVYGILKLLIYNNRQVNIANVKSLLPKWAWSDSITNDYISKVNNIIQMESGLSNKSFALPPQISTQSQSSFNKSSQKLKPLSSDETTGICEPEKLQQLDSLTTFNESSAEFDPTFFNKEEKCFNYLNRNQTPNKTIQHLTQQLIQQKEEISILKKKLKEIRMECQISNLSKDFYYNKLRQIEILCQKNQGKNVDPKLLFNIMYANN; from the coding sequence ATGGACAAAGGCCAATTTATTGGTAGAACTGAACTGTTGGCGTGgctaaataaaatattagaaCTCAAAGTTGAGAAAATCGATCAATGCAGTAATGGAGCAATATATTTGCAACTCATAGATACAGTATaccaaaataaaataccatTTGTAAGAATCAAATGGAATTCTACACTAGAATACGAACATTTGTACAATTACAAACTTCTACAATCGGTGTTTAAGGAATGTAACATAGATAAACATATACCAGtagaaaaattagtaaGAGGGAAATACCAAGAAAATTTGGAATTTTTACAGTGGATGAAGGAATATGTCGAGTCTCACCTTGACAAAAATTTCAACTACAATCCACAGTATAAGAGAGTGTATGGAATCCTCAAGCTGCTCATCTACAATAACCGCCAAGTCAATATCGCAAATGTTAAAAGCTTATTGCCAAAGTGGGCTTGGTCAGATTCAATCACAAATGACTACATTTCAAAAgttaataacattattcAAATGGAGTCGGGACTATCAAATAAAAGCTTCGCACTTCCACCTCAAATCTCAACACAAAGTCAATCTagttttaataaatctaGTCAAAAGTTGAAACCTCTTTCTTCCGATGAAACAACGGGAATTTGTGAACCGGAAAAACTACAACAACTTGACTCTCTAACCACATTCAACGAATCCTCCGCAGAATTCGATCcaacattttttaacaaagAAGAAAAATGCTTTAATTATCTAAATAGAAACCAGACTCCAAATAAAACAATCCAGCATCTCACTCAGCAATTGATTCAACAGAAAGAGGAGATATCAATTTTGAAAAAGAAACTTAAGGAAATTAGGATGGAATGCCAGATTTCTAATCTCAGCAAAGACTTTTATTACAATAAACTGAGGCAAATAGAGATACTTTGCCAGAAGAACCAGGGTAAGAATGTCGACCCGAAACTGCTTTTTAACATCATGTACgctaataattaa
- the RpS23 gene encoding ribosomal protein S23 (S12) produces MGSGAPRGIRAARKLRNRRRKQRWADKAYKKANLGTRWKCNPFKGSSHAKGIVVEKIAIEAKQPNSAYRKSVRVQLIKNGKKITAFVPRDGCLNFIDENDEVLVSGFGRSGHSVGDLPGVRFKVVKVSGVSLLALYKEKKEKPRS; encoded by the exons ATGGGATCAG GAGCCCCCCGTGGAATCAGAGCTGCCAGGAAGCTCCGTAACCGCAGAAGAAAACAGAGATGGGCAGATAAAGCATATAAAAAAGCTAACTTGGGAACACGTTGGAAGTGTAACCCATTCAAAGGTAGTTCTCATGCCAAGGGTATAGTTGTTGAAAAAATCGCCATCGAGGCAAAACAG cCAAACTCTGCATATCGTAAGAGCGTACGTGTTCAATTGATtaaaaatggtaaaaaaataactgCTTTCGTCCCAAGAGACGGTTGCCTGAACTTCATTGATGAAAACGATGAAGTACTTGTCTCAGGGTTTGGACGTTCAGGACACTCAGTTGGTGATCTTCCTGGTGTCCGTTTTAAGGTGGTTAAGGTCTCAGGAGTATCTTTACTCGCTCTGTACAAGGAAAAGAAGGAAAAACCAAGATCATAA
- a CDS encoding uncharacterized protein (Uncharacterized protein At4g15545), translating to MEFSTLDLSWLPPDADEQLALGFRVVSNAYKTRVSGLESEIRSLKSALSEKSDHLNALQNKYNGLEEQLVQVNQRGNQLFEENKNLLNTVKKLQKDLDRLENLKKVVLSSFQDEMKDFDGGTNRYYSDDMPSALPPNPVADLNTNDGADGFLKGLNFTGASRPSQGNPPSVSYRNTVDGRQFFKNAKTLLSPEDFSNFLSTIKKFNAQIMTREETLSHARQVFGDHSKAFEEFKQLLNPRT from the exons atgGAATTCTCAACTTTGGATCTTAGCTGGTTGCCACCAGACGCTGACG AGCAACTTGCCCTTGGATTTAGAGTGGTTTCCAATGCATATAAAACGAGAGTTTCAGGACTAGAGTCTGAAATTAGGTCTTTAAAATCTGCGCTTTCCGAGAAGTCAGATCAT ttGAACGCTTTgcaaaataaatataacgGTTTGGAGGAACAGTTGGTACAAGTGAATCAGAGGGGAAACCAACTTTTTGAGGAAAACAAAAACCTTTTAAACACTGTAAAGAAGTTGCAAAAGGACCTAGATCGCTTAGAGAATCTAAAGAAAGTTGTTTTGTCTTCCTTTCAAGATGAAATGAAGGATTTTGATGGAGGAACTAATCGTTATTACAGTGATGATATGCCAAGTGCCTTGCCACCAAACCCCGTTGCAG ACTTAAATACCAATGATGGAGCTGATGGGTTTTTAAAAGGTCTTAATTTCACAGGTGCTTCGAGACCTTCACAAGGAAATCCTCC ttcTGTAAGTTATAGAAACACAGTTGATGGTAgacaattttttaaaaatgctAAAACTTTATTAAGTCCTGAGGATTTTTCTAACTTCCTCTCAACTATAAAGAAATTTAATGCTCAAATTATGACTAGAGAGGAGACCCTTTCTCATGCTAGGCAAGTCTTTGGAGATCATTCTAAAGCCTTCGAAGAGTTCAAACAATTGCTAAATCCACGGACCTAG